AATCCATTCACGACATTGTAAGGTTTGGTTTTCATCCATACCTAAATGTGTACGCACTTCCTCAAATTCGAGCACCGCTAAAATGCTTTCTACCTCACAACGCCCTTGGGGTAAGGCTAATAGTTGCTCGCAGAGATTTAATAAGCTTTGCGCCTTGCCCGCGTGGCTATCCGCAATACTAAACGGTAGTGGATATTCGGCATTGGCAAAGACGGCTTCTAAATACGGCGCATACTTATCAATATCCGGGGTCATAACCACCACATCGGCGGGGGTTAAATCTGGCTGACATTCAAATAAGGCTAATAACTGATCGTATAATACTTCTACTTCACGCATTGGCGAATGGCAGCTATGAATACGAATCGAATCATCAGTCAACGGAAACGTGTGTGGACTGGGCATGCGCAGATGTAAAATATCGGCTTGAATGTATTTCAATAAGCTGTTTTCTGCTTCACTGACAAACAAGCTGGTTTCGTCATCGCTGGCATTGGCATTTAATAGCAAATCCATAAAATCCTGCCCTTGCCGCCCCCACGACGCGAGTAAAGGATTACCCACTTCTACATGCTCTTGCTCGGCTAATTCGCGTTTATATTTACGTTTTTCCGAAACAATGTCGCTCCAATACTCTTCTGACGGATTCATCAAGTAAATATGAATATCAATGTATTGTGCAATTTCACCTAATAATTCGACATAACCGGGCGACAGAATAGGTACAGAGAAATAGCAGATACGTTTAGGTAGCTTGTCTCGGTGTAACGCTAATTGTGCCTTGAACTGATTCTGTAATCGTACCCAATGCGTTAAATTAGGCGCACCCATCATTTGCCACCACAGCCGTGCTTGCCAATCCACGCCCGAACCCTCGTTGTCTTCCCATTCACGTATCCATTCGGGGCGAAAGAATAGATATGCATCAAATACTTTGGCGATTTGATTAGCTAACTGCCATGCACCGTCAATTCCGGTGGCTAAATAAGAACTTAATTCTGTCCACTGTTCCGGCGCGTTCACAAATTCTTTGAATAAACGCCAGCGTAATAACGGCGCTGCACCCGGGTCACGCTCTGGCACGTTTTCCAATACTGCCCGCAACATCTCCCACATAATTTCCGCAGGAAATAAATAACGGGCGTTTGCAGCAATACCATTGACCTTAGCCGCTTGTAATGACAGCCAACGCCCCATACCACTGTTTTGCACCACCACGACTTCATCTTGGAAGGGCGGCAAAGGATCAATACGTTGCAAAGCCGCAAAGTGATGGGCAAGACGTTCTAACTGATTGGATTGGTGTAGGTAGAGCATGGCTTAGTGATACAACGAACTGGGGAACTAGCATTGTATCACTTTAAATGGGTTTAGAACTTATAACCAACTTCCATACTGATTAGACCATTGGTTAAGCCTTTAATTTTTGGTACAGGCGTTATATAGGCAAATAAACCTTTATGCTCGCCAATACGGAATTTGATAGGTGGAGAACAGATAACTTTCATCTTGTCATTGTTATGACTCGTGCCTTTATAAGTACAGTTTAAACCCAAAGTAGGTTGTAAATACCGAGTATTTGTCTTGTCATGCGAGATATTGGAAAACAGCATAAAACTTTGTTGGTGATAAGAGTCTTTGTAAGTACCTATACCATTCTCGAAGTTCCAGTCATTGTGCTTATAGTCTTTGGCATAAGACAAAAAATTCATATTACCTTCATTGGTTTTAGGGGTCGGTTTGGCATGTTTTACCACTCCTGCAAAGCCTATCGAATGATTGCCTGTCGAGGCACAACCTGTTAGTAATAAGGCAGTAATTATATTAGTTATAAATTTTTTGTACATAATTTTCTCGCTTGATTTTGTTCGTTTTTTGTTAGGAAAATAGAGTGATGTTAACTTGAAAACCACCACAGCAACCCATATCGTTAAGTATGCAGAAATAGACTGGTTATGCTTTAGATGTTGTTAGATAAACGACTGTTTTTATTTGATAATCTGTAATGACGTTTAGTCTGAAAAAATGCGTTTTAAGTGGTTTATCAGTCGCAAGTATGGGATAATAAACTTTCAATACTGATCTTCAATCAACGGAGTCCATTAATGGATGAGAACAAAAAGAAAGCCCTTGCTGCTGCCTTAGGTCAAATCGAGCGCCAGTTCGGTAAAGGTACGGTTATGCGCATGGGTGACGCACCTGCAGCACGCGATATTGATGCCATTTCCACCGGTTCTCTAGGCTTAGATATTGCACTAGGCATTGGCGGGTTACCGAAAGGTCGGGTGATTGAAATTTATGGTCCTGAATCCTCCGGTAAAACAACCTTAACCCTGCAAGTGATTGCGCAATGCCAAAAAATGGGCGGTACAGCGGCGTTTGTGGATGCGGAGCACGCGCTTGACCCGATTTACGCACAGAAATTAGGCGTTAATGTTGACGATTTATTAGTATCTCAGCCGGATAATGGTGAGCAAGCGTTAGAAATTACCGATATGTTGGTACGTTCTAATGCGGTGGATATTGTGGTAGTGGACTCGGTTGCTGCTTTAACGCCTAAAGCAGAAATTGAAGGCGACATGGGCGATTCACACATGGGCTTACAAGCTCGCTTAATGTCACAAGCGTTGCGTAAATTAACAGGCAATATTAAACGTTCTAATACCTTGGTTATTTTTATTAACCAAATTCGTATGAAAATTGGTGTGATGTTTGGTAATCCCGAAACCACGACAGGTGGTAATGCGCTGAAATTCTATGCGTCGGTGCGTTTGGATATTCGCCGCATCGGTTCAATTAAAAAAGGTGATGAAATTATCGGTTCTGAAACCCGCGTGAAAGTGGTAAAGAACAAAGTTTCGCCGCCGTTTAAAGAAGCCGAATTTGAGATTCTCTACGGCGAAGGTATTTCGCTAATGGGTGAATTGGTAGACTTAGGCGTGAAACAGGGTCTTATCAATAAAGCCGGTGCTTGGTATAGCTATAAAGGCGATAAAATCGGGCAAGGTAAAGAAAATGCGCGCCAATATCTAAAAGATCACCCAGACGCGGCTAAAGAAATTGAGCAAGCGATTCGCGCCGCGACCTTAAATGCGCCTGCGATTGCCGCCGCGACGGCCGCCGCTGCTTCTGCCGCTGCACAAGATGAATTAGATGATGACAGTGATTTATTAGAGTCTGATAACGATTGAGTCATTCCCTGCTACGTGAATGCGAAGGAGCGGCGCTCCGCATACTCGCTTTACGTGACCATTCTTCCCATGAGTTGGCGCAGAAGTTGCGCCAACGCTTCGAGTGTGATACTGAAAGCCTCGCGCTATTATTCGAGCGTTTACAAGCCCTCGGTTATCTGGATGATCTGCGTTTTGCCCAAGCGTTTATACGTGCTTCAATAGCACGGGGACGCGGCTTACAGCGGATTAAACACGATTTACAAACCAAAGGCGTTGAACAAGCCTTGATTGAACAAGCCCTTACAGAAGCGGATATTGATTGGTTGCAACTGGCAAGTGCACAACGTATAAAAAAATTTGGTAAATTATTGCCAACTGATTTTAAAGAACGTGCACGCCAAAGTCGTTTTCTCGCGGGGCGTGGTTTTTCAACGGATACCATTAGAGCAGTATTCCAATATCACCCGGATGACGACTGGGTTGGGTAGAGTCATGAAAAGTGCTGAATTAAGACAAAAATTTTTAGATTTCTTTGCCAGTAAAGGGCATGAAATTGTGCCTTCCAGTTCGCTCGTACCGGGCAACGATCCGACTTTGCTGTTTACCAATGCAGGTATGGTGCAGTTTAAGGATGTATTTTTGGGGATGGATCAACGCCCTTATGCGCGTGCCACAACTTCACAACGTTGTGTACGGGCAGGCGGTAAACATAACGATTTAGAAAATGTTGGTTATACCGCCCGTCACCATACGTTCTTTGAAATGTTGGGTAACTTTAGTTTTGGCGATTATTTCAAACGCGATGCGATCCATTACGCTTGGGAATTTTTAACCGAAACGTTAAAACTGCCTAAAGCTAAGTTATGGGTGACCGTTTATGCTGAAGACGATGAAGCCTATGACATCTGGACGCAACAAATCGGTGTTCCGCTCGACCGTATTACCCGCATTGGTGACAATAAGGGGGCGCGTTATGCCTCAGATAATTTCTGGCAAATGGGTGATACCGGTCCTTGTGGACCTTGTACGGAAATTTTCTACGATCACGGCGAGCATATTTGGGGTGGGCCACCGGGCACACCGGAAGAAAACGGTGACCGTTACATCGAAATTTGGAATCTGGTCTTCATGCAATACGAGCGTACCAAAGATGGTGAAATGCGCCCTTTACCTAAACCGTCCGTAGATACCGGTATGGGGATGGAACGCTTAGCGGCGGTCATGCAAGGCGTGCATAGCAATTATGAAATTGACTTATTCCAAAGTTTACTCAAAAGCGCGGCTGCCTTAGCCAAAGATGCGGAGTTAGATAATCCGTCCTTAAAAGTGATTGCTGACCATATCCGTTCTTGTTCCTTTTTAGTGGTGGATGGGGTGTTACCCTCGAATGAAGGGCGCGGTTATGTCTTGCGCCGTATTATTCGCCGTGCAATCCGTCATGGTTATAAGTTGGGTATGCAAGCGCCCTTTTTCTATAAATTAGTGCAGCCTTTAGTTGACGAAATGGGTGCGGCTTACCCTGAATTAGCTCGCGCACAAAGCCAAGTCGAGCAAGTCTTAGAAAAAGAAGAACGCCGCTTTGGTGAGACTTTAGAACAGGGCATGAAAATTCTTGAAGACGCCATTAGCCATCTATCAAGTGATACCATTGATGGTGAAACTGTATTCAAGTTGTACGATACCTATGGCTTCCCGGTCGATTTAACCGCTGATATTGCCCGCGAACGTCATTTGAAGCTAGATGATGCAGGCTTTGAAGCGGCTATGGAGGAACAACGTAGAAAATCGCGGGATGCAGGCAAATTTGGCGCAGATTATGGCGACAAGCTTAATGTTTCGGGCGCGACTGAATTCCACGGTTACGAGCATTTAGTGGAAGATTCCAGTATTAGCGCATTATTCAATGGCAGCGAAGCCGTTAGCAGCTTGCAAGCAGGCGACGAAGGGCGGGTAATTTTAACGCATACGCCTTTCTATGCAGAGTCCGGCGGGCAAATCGGCGATACGGGTTTATTGCGAGAAGGCAATAATATCTTCCGTGTGCTGGATACCCGTAAGCAAGGTAATACCTTCATTCATATCGGTAAAGTGGAATCAGGTGTATTTAAGGTTGGTCAGTCAATTGCAGCTGAAGTCGATGCTGTACGCCGTCAAGCCATAATTCTGAATCACTCCGCCACGCACTTAATGCACGCTGCTTTACGCCAAGTGTTAGGCACGCATGTTGAGCAAAAAGGCTCATTGGTTACGCCAGAGCGTTTACGTTTTGACTTCTCTCAACCAGACCCAGTAACAGCGGAGCAAATTGCACAAGTAGAAGCAATTGTTAACCGTGAAATCCGGCAAAATGCTGCGACCGATGCGCGGATTATGTCAATGGAGGATGCGAAGCAAGCCGGTGCAATGGCGTTATTTGGTGAAAAATACGGCGATGAAGTACGGGTATTAAAAATCGGCTTTTCTACGGAGCTATGCGGTGGCTGTCACGTCAATCGCACCGGTGATATTGGCTTATTCAAAATTGTAAGTGAAGGCGGGGTTGCTGCTGGTATTCGCCGGATTGAAGCAGTGACGGGTGAGAATGCGTTAAGCTGGTTAAACGAAACCACAGGGCGGTTAGATGCCGTGGCGCGCGCCTTAAAAGCCAATAGTGCAGAAGTTGGCGATAAGCTGGATGCTTTATTGCAACGGAATCGCAGCCTAGAAAAAGAGTTAGAACAGTTAAAAGGCAAAATGGCTTCACAAGCTGGTTCTAATTTAGCCGATCAAGCTGTAGAAATCGGCGGCATTAAAGTATTAACGGCTAATTTAGAAGGCGCTGATCCCAAATCCTTACGTGATACGGTCGACCAATTGAAAAATAAATTGGGCAAGGCGGTGGTAATCCTAGCCGCGACTGAAGACGGTAAAGTGAGTTTGGTAGCGGGCGTTACTAAAGACGAAACGGCTAAAGTTAAAGCAGGCGAGTTAATGAATTTCGTGGCAGCGCAATTGGGCGGTAAAGGCGGCGGTCGCCCCGATATGGCACAGGGCGGCGGTACGGACGTGAATGCATTACCTAGCGCCTTAAATTCTGTTAAAGACTGGATTGCGCAACGCGTATAAACTACACACCCAGCAACCCCCTCGTCCGAGGGGGATTATTTCTCTTGTGTTTTAAAGGTAAACAATGGCACTGATCGTACAAAAATACGGCGGTACATCGGTTGGTACGCCCGAACGCATCGCGGCGGTGGCTGATCGTGTGATTCGCTGGAAACAACAGGGCAATGATGTCATCGTGGTGGTTTCTGCGATGTCCGGCGAAACCAATAAATTAGTTGCTTTAATCAATGCGATTGATCCACAGGGATCTGAGCGCGAAAAAGACACCATTTTAGCGACGGGTGAGCAAGTTACGATTGGCTTATTAGCGTTAGCTTTAGAAAAGAAAGGTCAACCCGCTCGTTCTTATACGGGTGCTCAAGTTAAAATTTCAACTGATAATGCGCATACCAAGGCTCGCATTATGGATATTGATGCAGCGCCCATTCGCAAGGATTTAGCGGAAGGCAAAGTGGTCGTAGTTGCAGGTTTCCAAGGTGTGGCTGAAGACGGCAGCATTACGACGTTAGGGCGTGGCGGTTCTGATACGACGGGTGTAGCGTTGGCGGTAGCGCTAAAAGCGGATGAATGCCAAATCTATACCGATGTGGATGGCGTTTATACCACTGACCCACGCATTGAACCGAGAGCACGGCATATTCCACGTTTAACGTTAGAAGAAATGTTGGAAATGGCTAGCCAAGGTTCAAAAGTCTTGCAAATTCGTTCGGTTGAATTTGCGTATAAATACGATATGCCGATTCGAGTGTTATCCAGTTTTGACGATACCGATGGCAATGCAAAAAGTACCTTAGTGACTCGTGAGGAAGAAGTAATGGAACAAGTATCGGTGCGTGGTATTGCCTTTAACCGCGACGAAGCTCAGTTAACTGTATTAGGGGTAGCAGATCGTCCGGGTATTGCATATCAGATTTTAGGCCCCATATCCGATGCTAATATCGAAGTCGATATGATCGTACAAAATATGGGTTCAGACGGTACCACCGACTTTACCTTTACAGTACATAAAAACGATTTCGTAAAAGCGCAGCAAATTTTAAATAAAGTTGCGCAAGAGTTGGGTGCAAAACAGTGTACAGGTAATGAACACATTGCTAAGGTGTCGATTGTGGGTGCAGGGATGCGTTCACATGCTGGCGTGGCAAGCAAAATGTTCAAGGCATTAGCCGCTGAAGGAATTAATATTCGTATGATTTCGACCTCCGAAATCAAAGTAGCGGTGGTAATTGATGAAAAATATTTAGAGCTAGCGGTACGTGTTTTACATGAGACCTTTGATTTAGCTTAATTTTTTATACATTACGCGCTAATAGAAGCCCGCTGTTGCAAAAAAGCTGCAATAGCGGGCTTCTTATTTATGAATTAATATAAGTTACTGAAAAAAAAGCTTGTTGTTTTTAAGCAACATGGCGAGAATACAACAGTTTGTGTTAGTAATTCAGCTTAAGTTCAGTGCTTATGTGTGATTGTTGAACATGCCAGCTATACGGACTGAGAGCTTGTAAGCATCTCATAAAAAGCAATGTCAAAGCAGCGATATGGAGAGTTTGCGGTATGTTAATTTTGACGCGCAGGGTCGGGGAAACCCTCATGATCGGGGATGAGGTCAGTGTGACAGTGTTGGGCGTGAAGGGAAACCAAGTGCGTCTAGGCATTAATGCGCCTAAAAATGTTGCTGTACATCGTGAAGAAATTTTCGAGCGCATTCGGCATGAACACACAGAACCGAATGAATCTACGGTAAATAGCGAAGAAAATAATAATTAACGCTTTACGTTTACAAAAAACATCGGTATGATCGCCGACTTTACTGAAAACCTGAATTGGAGAGGTGGCCGAGAGGCCGAAGGCGCTCCCCTGCTAAGGGAGTATGGGCCAAAAGCTCATCGCGGGTTCGAATCCCGCCCTCTCCGCCATTTAAAATTAAATTCAGGTGCTGTTAAAAAAGAGGTTGACAGCAAGCAGTAAGTGATTTAAAGTTCGCATCCTCTTTTCAGCGCATCCGTAGCTCAGTTGGATAGAGTACCTGGCTACGAACCAGGTGGTCGGAGGTTCGAATCCTTCCGGATGCGCCATCTAAATTCTAGGTATTAAACCTAAAACAAAAAGCCTGCTTAAAGCAGGTTTTTTTGTGCCTAATAATTCTGTTTTTATTTTTTCCTATCAATAGCTGCTGTATTAGCATTTGCTGATCTAAATCATCTACATCCCAAGGGCAAGACAGGGTAAACTCTGCACTCTTTAATGCTAACCCCTTTCGGAGCAAGCGATGCAGGATTCATTACTGGCTTATGTCCCTTCACCTAATGCATTTCAAGATCAAGTTTTTCTCATCACTGGCGCAGGTGCAGGCTTAGGCCGAGCAATTGCCATCGCCAGTGCGCGTTTTGGGGCGACTGTAGTTTTGTTAGATAAAGAAGTGCGTCGCTTAGAAGAAGTTTACGATGAAATTATGACAGCGGGTTATGCTGAGCCTGCTATTTATCCCTTAGATTTACAGGGTGCAACAGCCAAGGATTATGCTGACTTAGCGCAAAACATCCAGCAACAATTAGGGCGTTTGGATGGCATTGTATTAAATGCAGCTTGGTTAGCCGCTTTTACACCTATGGCATACTATGAAACCGAAATGTGGTCGAAAATGATCATGGTTAATTTGCATGCGAATGTTATGTTAACTCAAGCCTGTTTACACTTATTGCAAGCCTCGCCCAATGCGTCTATGACCTTAGTCGATCATTTATCGAATAAAGCGTACTTTGGTGCGTTTGGCGTGGCCAAAGCGGGTATGCGGGCGTATTGCGACATCATGGCGGCGGAGCACGATAATTTACAGAAGTTTATTCGGATTAATACCGTTGAACCGGGTGCAATGCGTACTAGCTTCCGTACTTTGCATTATCCGGGTGAAAACCCCAATGAAACCGCACGCCCTGAAGCATTAGTAGGACCTTTCTTATATTTCTTAAGCGCAGATGCTGGTAAACGTACCGGCGAGCATATTGTGATTGCTTCGCAAGCGGCTGATGCGGTATGGGCGGGCGATATACATGGCGCGTGATCAGGTTTATGCCTTACCACAAACCCAATTAGTGGATTTTGCGTTTACGCCAGCAGTAGCGGATGTGTTTCCAGACATGATTCGCCGTTCTGTGCCCGGTTATGAGCAAATTATTAGCTTGCTGGGGGTTATTGCTCAACAATATGCTCAGCCTGATAGCCATATTTATGATTTGGGTTGTTCTTTAGGTGCCGCTACCTTATCCATGGCTTCGCAAGTGCGTCAAACGAATGTGCATTATGTGTGCGTAGATAACTCACCCGCTATGACGAGTCGCTGTCAGCAGATTTTACAACGGCATTTGTCTAAAGAACGTTTTACCTTGCTGTGTGAGGATATTCAGGCAATTGCTATTGAGAATGCGTCAGTGGTGGTTTTGAATTTTACATTGCAATTTTTGAAGCTAGATGAGCGTTTAGCGCTCTTGCAAAAAATTTGGCAGGGTTTAAAACCGAATGGGGTACTAATCCTATCAGAAAAGGTACAGTTTGCGGATGAGGTCGAGCAAGCCATATTAATGGATTTACATTTGGCGTTTAAACGCGCCAATGGCTATTCAGAGTTGGAAATTAGCCAAAAGCGTTCGGCGTTAGAAAATGTCTTAATTCCAGATACTTTAGAAGCTCATCAGGCACGTTTACAACAGGCAGGTTTTGCCCGTAGCTTGCAATGGTTTCAAGGGATGAATTTTATTTCGCTATTAGCGTTAAAATAAACGCCTTATGTACGCTCAGTTAACATTAACTGAGCGCAACTGTTTTAAAAATTTACATTTGGCGCAAATCTAATAAACGCTTACCTTTACCGTCAAACAATTCTAGTTCTTTACCCGAGCGTTTAAAGCTTTTTACCTGTTGCAAATCACCTAAGAAAGCTTGTTCTTCTTTCATTAAATCAGCAGGCTGTGCACAGAATTTTTGGGTAGTAATAATACTCCCTAAGTCAATCCGATTGTTTTTGGGATTAACACGATAAGGCGCACTATAAGTATTACAACCTGAATTTCCGGACAACGTGCCATCTTTGCCAAATTGCAGTGTCATTTTTTCAGTATTAATACTAGAAACGCGTGCGGTTTGGCGCGCATCTAAATAGCTCATTAACTGCCAATTGGTATTCATAAGTGCACCCGCAATAGGCGCTTTATAACTAGCAACAATTTGCCCGCGATTATTAATTAGGTTTAAAGATTGTCCGGATTGTTGATAACCAATAACGCTACCTAACGCCTTAATATATTGGTTTGATACTGTATTACCAACACCCGTACATGCCATCTTAGTGCTAGCCATGCGATGGGTCATAATTTTCAGGTGGTAGTCTTTGGATTGATAGGTGGCATTAATGTAATTACAACCATCACTACCACTTACTCTACCTTGTGAGAAATTAATTTTTATGGGTCGCCCCAATTGTTGCAAGGTCGCTGAATTAATGCCTGCTAGGGACTCCAATTCCCATTCGCCACTAGGACCATTTGCGGCAAATGCTTGAGTACATGTTAATGCTAATACTGCACCAGCAAAGAGGGTTTTTTTAAACATAATTTATTCCTATATGCATCAATAAATTTGAGATTTTATGTCTTTTTAGAGAGAGCTTTTATTTAAAAGTTCAAACAACTTGTATTTAACATGCGCAAGTCGTTACCATGCGATTCCCTTGTTATAACTAAGCTTTTATGCATAAATCGCTGCCCGATTCCTTACAAGATTTCTTAAAAAATTCGCGCTTAGCCGCTTGGTTAGAATTATTGCCACTGCAATTAGCTGCTGTTGCAGAGCATGCACACGGTAAACAGGATGAATGGCAGCAAGCGTTAAGCGATTTGCCTAAGTTTGAGCAAGTGGCGTGGGAGTTAACGCAGGCACAGGTAGCTGTTCGTAGTGCTCAGCCTGTGAACGCTAGCCAACAAGCTAAGTTGCTACAGAGTGTGCAAACCCTAATTCCGTGGCGTAAAGGTCCGTATAACCTCTTTGGCTTAGAGATTGACACGGAATGGCGCTCTGACTGGAAATGGCAACGGGTCGCGCCGCATTTAAGCAATTTAAACGGACGGCTAGTGCTGGATGTGGGTTGTGGCAGTGGTTATCACATGTGGCGTATGCTCGGCGAAGGTGCAGAAGCAGTGATTGGCTTAGATCCAACTTTGTTATTTAATCTGCAATTTGCGTTGTTTAAGCATTATGCGCCGCAAGCACCACTGTGGATGCTGCCCTTAAAAAGCGAAGATATTCCGGATTTTAAGCAGAAAGGCTTTGATACCGTGTTTTCAATGGGTGTGTTATATCATCGGCGCGATCCGTTAGGGCATTTGCAGGAATTAAGACGGGCGTTGCGAGCGGGTGGCGAATTGGTATTAGAAACATTGGTGGTTGAGGGCGATCAACACACCGCTTTAATGCCGGAAGATCGTTATGCCAAAATGCGCAATGTGTGGTTTATTCCGTCTATTGAGATGTTAAAACTTTGGTTACGTCGCCTGAATTTCCAAAATATTCGGGTTGTGGATGTGAATCAAACCAGTATCCAAGAACAACGCTGCACCGAATGGAGTAAAGGCGAATCCTTAGCGGATTATTTGGATCAAGCCAATTCCAATTTGACAATAGAAGGCTACCCCGCGCCGCTGCGTGCCACGCTTATCGCTAATACACCTAAGTGATCTATTCACCTGCTAGGGGGCGCATTACAATAGCCTTGTAGACCCCGATTAATTACTAGCAGTGTGAGGCTCGTGAATACGCAATTACAATACCCCGGTTATTTATTGGTAACAGGGTCACAACCCCATCCGTTACAACAACAGCTTGAACAACGTATGGGGCAGGCGTATAGGCGCTTTTGTCAAAGTTGGAATGGATTGGTGCGTGATCCTTATTTACGCGATGGTGGCAATTATCGTTATCGGCGCTATTCGGTATTACATTGGCAAAACAATCAGTTAACCATCTTGCCGTATGAACCGCATTATCAAAGCAGTCATTATAATCGTGTACACGGCGGATTTAATCGGCATTTTCGCCCGTGGTTGAGTACGACCTTACATAATCCGGCCTTAACGCAAATTATTCGTTGGACAACGCAACAGTTTGTTAAAAGCCCGAATGAATTATGGCGTATTCAAGCCCATCAGTTTCGGATTGTGGCGCGTGCCGAGCAAAAAGGTAAACCCACGCCCGAGGGTGTGCATAAAGACGGGGCAGATTACATTCTGATTATGCTAATGAATCGGGCTAATATTCGCGGCGGTGTTAGTCAAATTTATGATAACCACATGCAATTATTAGCAAACGGCACGTTGACGAAGCAGGGCGATCTAGTGATTGTGAATGATCATATGGTGTATCACGGTGTGACGGAAATCGAACCGATTGATGTCAGTTTGCCCGCATGGCGTGACGTGTTGGTACTAACCTTTCATAAGCAACGTTGAAGCATTTATAAGCGCTTGGTAAACGGTTTATAAGGCAGCGTTTTAAAACCGTGGTGCGTGTAAAATTTCAGTAACCACGGTTTTTGTTCAGAAATAATACCCGCTAAATGATTTGCACCATTTTGCTTGGCTTCTAGGGCTGCTAAATTTAACAGTTCAGTCGCCAACCCTTGCGCTCGAAAAGCTGGCTT
This DNA window, taken from Candidatus Thiocaldithrix dubininis, encodes the following:
- a CDS encoding regulatory protein RecX, whose protein sequence is MSHSLLRECEGAALRILALRDHSSHELAQKLRQRFECDTESLALLFERLQALGYLDDLRFAQAFIRASIARGRGLQRIKHDLQTKGVEQALIEQALTEADIDWLQLASAQRIKKFGKLLPTDFKERARQSRFLAGRGFSTDTIRAVFQYHPDDDWVG
- a CDS encoding META domain-containing protein; the encoded protein is MFKKTLFAGAVLALTCTQAFAANGPSGEWELESLAGINSATLQQLGRPIKINFSQGRVSGSDGCNYINATYQSKDYHLKIMTHRMASTKMACTGVGNTVSNQYIKALGSVIGYQQSGQSLNLINNRGQIVASYKAPIAGALMNTNWQLMSYLDARQTARVSSINTEKMTLQFGKDGTLSGNSGCNTYSAPYRVNPKNNRIDLGSIITTQKFCAQPADLMKEEQAFLGDLQQVKSFKRSGKELELFDGKGKRLLDLRQM
- the recA gene encoding recombinase RecA codes for the protein MDENKKKALAAALGQIERQFGKGTVMRMGDAPAARDIDAISTGSLGLDIALGIGGLPKGRVIEIYGPESSGKTTLTLQVIAQCQKMGGTAAFVDAEHALDPIYAQKLGVNVDDLLVSQPDNGEQALEITDMLVRSNAVDIVVVDSVAALTPKAEIEGDMGDSHMGLQARLMSQALRKLTGNIKRSNTLVIFINQIRMKIGVMFGNPETTTGGNALKFYASVRLDIRRIGSIKKGDEIIGSETRVKVVKNKVSPPFKEAEFEILYGEGISLMGELVDLGVKQGLINKAGAWYSYKGDKIGQGKENARQYLKDHPDAAKEIEQAIRAATLNAPAIAAATAAAASAAAQDELDDDSDLLESDND
- the alaS gene encoding alanine--tRNA ligase codes for the protein MKSAELRQKFLDFFASKGHEIVPSSSLVPGNDPTLLFTNAGMVQFKDVFLGMDQRPYARATTSQRCVRAGGKHNDLENVGYTARHHTFFEMLGNFSFGDYFKRDAIHYAWEFLTETLKLPKAKLWVTVYAEDDEAYDIWTQQIGVPLDRITRIGDNKGARYASDNFWQMGDTGPCGPCTEIFYDHGEHIWGGPPGTPEENGDRYIEIWNLVFMQYERTKDGEMRPLPKPSVDTGMGMERLAAVMQGVHSNYEIDLFQSLLKSAAALAKDAELDNPSLKVIADHIRSCSFLVVDGVLPSNEGRGYVLRRIIRRAIRHGYKLGMQAPFFYKLVQPLVDEMGAAYPELARAQSQVEQVLEKEERRFGETLEQGMKILEDAISHLSSDTIDGETVFKLYDTYGFPVDLTADIARERHLKLDDAGFEAAMEEQRRKSRDAGKFGADYGDKLNVSGATEFHGYEHLVEDSSISALFNGSEAVSSLQAGDEGRVILTHTPFYAESGGQIGDTGLLREGNNIFRVLDTRKQGNTFIHIGKVESGVFKVGQSIAAEVDAVRRQAIILNHSATHLMHAALRQVLGTHVEQKGSLVTPERLRFDFSQPDPVTAEQIAQVEAIVNREIRQNAATDARIMSMEDAKQAGAMALFGEKYGDEVRVLKIGFSTELCGGCHVNRTGDIGLFKIVSEGGVAAGIRRIEAVTGENALSWLNETTGRLDAVARALKANSAEVGDKLDALLQRNRSLEKELEQLKGKMASQAGSNLADQAVEIGGIKVLTANLEGADPKSLRDTVDQLKNKLGKAVVILAATEDGKVSLVAGVTKDETAKVKAGELMNFVAAQLGGKGGGRPDMAQGGGTDVNALPSALNSVKDWIAQRV
- the csrA gene encoding carbon storage regulator CsrA gives rise to the protein MLILTRRVGETLMIGDEVSVTVLGVKGNQVRLGINAPKNVAVHREEIFERIRHEHTEPNESTVNSEENNN
- the cmoA gene encoding carboxy-S-adenosyl-L-methionine synthase CmoA; its protein translation is MARDQVYALPQTQLVDFAFTPAVADVFPDMIRRSVPGYEQIISLLGVIAQQYAQPDSHIYDLGCSLGAATLSMASQVRQTNVHYVCVDNSPAMTSRCQQILQRHLSKERFTLLCEDIQAIAIENASVVVLNFTLQFLKLDERLALLQKIWQGLKPNGVLILSEKVQFADEVEQAILMDLHLAFKRANGYSELEISQKRSALENVLIPDTLEAHQARLQQAGFARSLQWFQGMNFISLLALK
- a CDS encoding SDR family NAD(P)-dependent oxidoreductase, whose protein sequence is MQDSLLAYVPSPNAFQDQVFLITGAGAGLGRAIAIASARFGATVVLLDKEVRRLEEVYDEIMTAGYAEPAIYPLDLQGATAKDYADLAQNIQQQLGRLDGIVLNAAWLAAFTPMAYYETEMWSKMIMVNLHANVMLTQACLHLLQASPNASMTLVDHLSNKAYFGAFGVAKAGMRAYCDIMAAEHDNLQKFIRINTVEPGAMRTSFRTLHYPGENPNETARPEALVGPFLYFLSADAGKRTGEHIVIASQAADAVWAGDIHGA
- a CDS encoding aspartate kinase yields the protein MALIVQKYGGTSVGTPERIAAVADRVIRWKQQGNDVIVVVSAMSGETNKLVALINAIDPQGSEREKDTILATGEQVTIGLLALALEKKGQPARSYTGAQVKISTDNAHTKARIMDIDAAPIRKDLAEGKVVVVAGFQGVAEDGSITTLGRGGSDTTGVALAVALKADECQIYTDVDGVYTTDPRIEPRARHIPRLTLEEMLEMASQGSKVLQIRSVEFAYKYDMPIRVLSSFDDTDGNAKSTLVTREEEVMEQVSVRGIAFNRDEAQLTVLGVADRPGIAYQILGPISDANIEVDMIVQNMGSDGTTDFTFTVHKNDFVKAQQILNKVAQELGAKQCTGNEHIAKVSIVGAGMRSHAGVASKMFKALAAEGINIRMISTSEIKVAVVIDEKYLELAVRVLHETFDLA